One genomic window of Micromonospora sp. WMMD1128 includes the following:
- a CDS encoding GatB/YqeY domain-containing protein, translating to MSTLKDRLTTDMRAALKARDELTTSTLRMALAAVGNAEVAGREKRELSDDEVLAVLTKEAKKRREAATAFADAGRAEQAGKETAEGAVLERYLPKQLPDDELAELVSGALAAGGFTGKAQMGPAMKAAQAAVAGRAEGGRVAAEVRRQLGL from the coding sequence ATGAGCACGCTGAAGGACCGTCTCACCACCGACATGCGCGCCGCCCTCAAGGCCCGCGACGAGCTGACCACCTCCACGCTGCGGATGGCCCTCGCGGCCGTCGGCAACGCCGAGGTCGCCGGCCGGGAGAAGCGCGAGCTCAGCGACGACGAGGTGCTCGCGGTGCTGACCAAGGAGGCGAAGAAGCGGCGCGAGGCGGCCACCGCCTTCGCCGACGCCGGGCGCGCCGAGCAGGCCGGCAAGGAGACCGCGGAGGGCGCGGTGCTGGAGCGCTACCTGCCGAAGCAGCTTCCCGACGACGAGCTGGCCGAGCTGGTCTCGGGGGCGCTCGCCGCGGGCGGCTTCACCGGCAAGGCGCAGATGGGCCCGGCCATGAAGGCGGCCCAGGCCGCGGTGGCGGGCCGGGCCGAGGGGGGCCGGGTGGCCGCCGAGGTACGCCGGCAGCTCGGCCTCTGA
- a CDS encoding transglycosylase domain-containing protein gives MRKRDHNVFTNAASLLICGLLAGVVVAAAAFPAVAMSGLAAKAGAETFGALPKELTVARAPQITYLLASDRKTPLATMYDENRKDVKLKDVSPIMQKALIAAEDHEFYKHNGVDLNGVARAFVNNQSSGSSQQGASTLTMQYVRLAISYSATHPADVVAATEDTSARKLREMSLALQVDKELSKDEILERYLNIAAFGNGAYGIYAASQVYFGKPPSKLDIQESAMLAGMVKAPTAFDPTTKAGYPEAVGRRDYVIQNMVQIGAITQAEADAAKKIKLVVKDKRTPNGCVQTSTNSWGFFCDFFYRWWLGQETFGSTTYDRERRLKSGGYTIVTSMDVQAQKAADKAVRNHLSESSKAARMVAVIEPGTGRVRAVATNRKFKIDDPKHPQNKLASEPKKAKKKIRGNYPNTVNPLITGGPGISGYQAGSTFKIFTLVAALEKGYPLSYPIDAQPVFKSDYPVKFNSPAACPGTSKYCPKNANPAMAGMHNMWSGFSFSVNTFFIDLQQRVGAENVVKAAQKLGITFRSSDDAALAANPHQWGAFSLGVSQTTPLELANAYATLAADGKYCEPIPVQEIRGPDGDKLDIANPHCEQRVSTEVARAAVDAARCPVGDHSSTSKCGPSATAGNVRGIVKAPVAGKSGTTDGDKTSALVAMTKQYAVAGIMADPDWAQTTQKMLHNESPQGINPAVYETLRDAMKGKERKNFTPPSGKIVMGDQRSIPGVKCESVDTAKSRIKGAGFEPVVSSNRVPSECPAGSAAGTSPDGRTIKGGVVLIEVSSGQGAPKPGNSGGPDTPPNQNNGRPGRR, from the coding sequence ATGCGGAAACGTGACCACAATGTCTTTACCAACGCCGCATCGCTGCTGATCTGTGGCCTGCTGGCCGGCGTGGTGGTCGCCGCGGCGGCCTTCCCTGCGGTGGCGATGTCCGGCCTTGCCGCAAAGGCGGGCGCCGAGACGTTCGGCGCGCTGCCCAAGGAGCTGACGGTGGCCCGCGCTCCGCAGATCACCTATCTGCTTGCCTCCGACCGCAAGACGCCGCTGGCGACCATGTACGACGAGAACCGCAAGGACGTCAAGCTCAAGGACGTCTCGCCGATCATGCAGAAGGCCCTCATCGCGGCGGAGGACCACGAGTTCTACAAGCACAACGGCGTCGACCTCAACGGCGTGGCCCGGGCGTTCGTCAACAACCAGTCCTCCGGCTCCTCCCAGCAGGGCGCCTCGACGCTCACCATGCAGTACGTCCGGCTGGCCATCTCCTACTCGGCCACCCACCCGGCCGACGTGGTCGCCGCCACCGAGGACACCAGCGCCCGCAAGCTGCGTGAGATGAGCCTCGCGCTCCAGGTCGACAAGGAGCTGTCCAAGGACGAGATCCTGGAGCGCTACCTGAACATCGCCGCGTTCGGCAACGGCGCGTACGGCATCTACGCCGCCAGCCAGGTCTACTTCGGCAAGCCGCCGAGCAAGCTCGACATCCAGGAGTCGGCGATGCTCGCCGGCATGGTGAAGGCGCCGACCGCGTTCGACCCGACCACCAAGGCCGGCTACCCGGAGGCGGTCGGCCGGCGCGACTACGTCATCCAGAACATGGTGCAGATCGGCGCGATCACCCAGGCGGAGGCGGACGCCGCCAAGAAGATCAAGCTGGTGGTGAAGGACAAGCGCACCCCGAACGGCTGCGTGCAGACCAGCACCAACTCCTGGGGCTTCTTCTGCGACTTCTTCTACCGCTGGTGGCTCGGGCAGGAGACGTTCGGCAGCACCACGTACGACCGTGAGCGGCGGCTGAAGAGCGGCGGCTACACCATCGTCACGAGCATGGACGTGCAGGCGCAGAAGGCCGCCGACAAGGCCGTCCGCAACCACCTGAGCGAGAGCAGCAAGGCGGCCCGGATGGTGGCCGTGATCGAGCCCGGCACCGGCCGGGTCCGGGCCGTGGCGACGAACCGCAAGTTCAAGATCGACGACCCGAAGCACCCGCAGAACAAGCTCGCCAGTGAGCCGAAGAAGGCCAAGAAGAAGATCCGGGGCAACTACCCGAACACGGTGAACCCGTTGATCACCGGCGGCCCCGGCATCTCCGGCTACCAGGCCGGCTCCACCTTCAAGATCTTCACGCTGGTGGCCGCGCTGGAGAAGGGCTACCCGCTCAGCTACCCGATCGACGCCCAGCCGGTCTTCAAGTCGGACTACCCGGTCAAGTTCAACTCACCGGCCGCCTGCCCGGGCACCAGCAAGTACTGCCCGAAGAACGCCAACCCCGCGATGGCCGGCATGCACAACATGTGGAGCGGCTTCAGCTTCTCGGTCAACACGTTCTTCATCGACCTCCAGCAGCGGGTCGGCGCCGAGAACGTGGTCAAGGCGGCGCAGAAGCTCGGCATCACGTTCCGCTCGTCGGACGACGCCGCGCTCGCGGCCAACCCGCACCAGTGGGGCGCGTTCAGCCTCGGCGTCTCGCAGACCACCCCGCTGGAACTCGCCAACGCCTACGCCACGCTCGCCGCCGACGGCAAATACTGCGAGCCGATCCCGGTGCAGGAGATCCGCGGGCCGGACGGCGACAAGCTCGACATCGCCAACCCGCACTGCGAGCAGCGGGTCAGCACCGAGGTGGCCCGCGCGGCGGTCGACGCCGCCCGCTGCCCGGTCGGTGACCACTCCTCCACCTCCAAGTGCGGCCCCTCCGCCACCGCCGGCAACGTCCGCGGCATCGTCAAGGCGCCGGTGGCCGGCAAGTCCGGCACCACCGACGGCGACAAGACCTCCGCCCTGGTCGCCATGACCAAGCAGTACGCGGTGGCCGGCATCATGGCCGACCCGGACTGGGCGCAGACCACGCAGAAGATGCTGCACAACGAATCGCCCCAGGGCATCAACCCGGCCGTCTACGAGACGCTGCGCGACGCCATGAAGGGCAAGGAGCGGAAGAACTTCACCCCGCCGAGTGGCAAGATCGTCATGGGTGACCAGCGCTCGATCCCCGGCGTGAAGTGCGAGTCGGTCGACACCGCCAAGTCACGGATCAAGGGCGCCGGCTTCGAGCCGGTGGTCTCCAGCAACCGGGTGCCGTCGGAGTGCCCGGCGGGCAGCGCGGCCGGCACCAGCCCGGACGGGCGCACCATCAAGGGCGGCGTGGTCCTGATCGAGGTCAGCTCCGGCCAGGGCGCGCCGAAACCGGGCAACTCCGGCGGGCCGGACACCCCACCGAACCAAAACAACGGGCGGCCTGGACGCCGCTGA
- a CDS encoding RidA family protein: MSNGPHAKLAELGLELPEVVPPVASYVPAVQSGRHVYVSGQLPMADGRLLATGKVGNGVSAEQAKDLAQRCALNGLAAVDALVGLENVVKVVKLTGFVASASGFTGQPGVINGASDLLGAVFGEAGRHARSAVGVAELPLDAPVEVELIVEVG, encoded by the coding sequence ATGAGCAACGGACCCCACGCCAAGCTCGCCGAACTCGGCCTCGAACTGCCCGAGGTGGTGCCGCCGGTGGCCAGCTACGTGCCGGCCGTCCAGTCCGGCCGGCACGTCTACGTCTCCGGTCAGCTCCCGATGGCTGACGGCAGGTTGCTCGCCACCGGCAAGGTCGGCAACGGCGTCTCCGCCGAGCAGGCCAAGGACCTGGCGCAGCGGTGCGCGCTGAACGGGCTCGCCGCGGTCGACGCGCTTGTCGGGTTGGAGAACGTGGTCAAGGTCGTGAAGCTGACCGGCTTCGTGGCCAGCGCGTCCGGTTTCACCGGCCAGCCCGGGGTGATCAATGGCGCGTCGGACCTGCTCGGCGCGGTCTTCGGTGAGGCCGGGCGGCACGCCCGCAGCGCCGTCGGCGTGGCCGAGCTGCCGCTCGACGCCCCCGTCGAGGTGGAGCTGATCGTCGAGGTCGGGTAA
- a CDS encoding DUF4177 domain-containing protein: MQKWEYATVPLLVHATKQILDNWGEDGWELVSVVPGPNPEQLVAYLKRPKG; encoded by the coding sequence ATGCAGAAGTGGGAATACGCCACGGTCCCGCTGCTGGTCCACGCGACCAAGCAGATCCTCGACAACTGGGGTGAGGACGGCTGGGAGCTGGTCTCCGTGGTGCCCGGCCCGAACCCGGAGCAGCTCGTCGCGTACCTGAAGCGCCCGAAGGGTTAG
- a CDS encoding ArsA-related P-loop ATPase, producing the protein MVPSEDAAPPLDVDQILADPGVRIVVCCGAGGVGKTTTAAALALRAAERHGRRTVVLTIDPARRLAQSLGLTELDNTPRQVKGIDVEDSGGELHAMMLDMKRTFDDVVLQHTDPAKAAEIFANPFYQAMSSTFAGTQEYMAMEKLGQLHARGEWDLIVVDTPPSRSALDFLDAPARLSRFLDGRMLRLLLAPARSGGRSMFSLVTASFGMFSKVVQKVLGAQLLTDLSGFVAALDSMFGGFRQRAEQTYRILQAGETAFLLVAAPEPDAVREAAYFAGRLRDERMPLAGLVLNRVHRPAAAGLSAERSLAAADRLAASGGHEAAAEVLRAHAALAQQAVREQRVAARFTEAFPAVPAVSVTAQPADVHDVDGLRTIGEAISRQ; encoded by the coding sequence TTGGTGCCTTCCGAAGACGCGGCGCCTCCGCTGGACGTCGACCAGATCCTCGCCGACCCGGGCGTGCGGATCGTGGTCTGCTGCGGGGCGGGCGGTGTGGGCAAGACGACCACCGCCGCGGCGCTCGCGCTGCGGGCGGCCGAGCGGCACGGCCGGCGCACCGTGGTGCTCACCATCGACCCGGCCCGCCGGCTCGCGCAGTCGCTCGGCCTGACCGAGCTGGACAACACGCCGCGCCAGGTCAAGGGCATCGACGTCGAGGACAGCGGCGGTGAGCTGCACGCCATGATGCTCGACATGAAGCGCACGTTCGACGACGTGGTGCTCCAGCACACCGACCCGGCGAAGGCGGCGGAGATCTTCGCCAACCCCTTCTACCAGGCGATGAGTTCCACCTTCGCCGGCACGCAGGAATACATGGCGATGGAGAAGCTGGGCCAGTTGCACGCCCGCGGTGAGTGGGACCTGATCGTGGTGGACACCCCGCCGTCCCGCTCCGCGCTCGACTTCCTCGACGCGCCGGCCCGGCTGTCCCGGTTCCTCGACGGCCGGATGCTCAGGCTGCTGCTGGCTCCGGCGCGCAGTGGCGGGCGGAGCATGTTCAGCCTGGTCACGGCGAGCTTCGGGATGTTCTCGAAGGTGGTGCAGAAGGTGCTCGGCGCCCAACTGCTCACCGACCTGTCCGGCTTCGTCGCCGCGCTCGACTCGATGTTCGGCGGGTTCCGGCAGCGGGCCGAGCAGACGTACCGGATCCTTCAGGCTGGCGAGACCGCATTCCTGCTGGTCGCGGCGCCGGAGCCGGACGCGGTCCGGGAGGCCGCCTACTTCGCCGGCCGGCTGCGCGACGAGCGGATGCCGCTGGCCGGGCTCGTGCTCAACCGGGTGCACCGGCCCGCGGCGGCGGGGCTGTCCGCGGAGCGGAGCCTGGCCGCCGCGGATCGGCTGGCGGCCTCCGGCGGCCACGAGGCCGCCGCCGAGGTGCTGCGCGCGCACGCCGCATTGGCCCAGCAGGCGGTACGCGAGCAGCGGGTGGCGGCCCGGTTCACCGAGGCGTTCCCGGCGGTGCCGGCGGTGTCGGTGACGGCGCAGCCCGCCGACGTGCACGACGTCGACGGGCTGCGGACGATCGGCGAGGCGATCAGCCGGCAGTGA
- a CDS encoding ionic transporter y4hA, with the protein MIRSRLTDWTTVAPVVAVLLLVFTWGRELPGVLIFVVAGLLAVAVLAAVHHAEVVAHKVGEPYGSLVLAVAVTVIEVGLIVTLMISGGDKTQALARDTVFAAVMITCNGILGLSLLLGALRRQVAVFNPEGTGGALATVATLATLSMVVPTFTTSRPGPEFSPAQLAFAAVASLALYLLFVMVQTGRHRDYFLPVTQEGSILPEDRDGDGHAEPPSTRTALVSLGLLVVALVAVVGDAKTVSPAIETAVQAANLPQAFVGVVIALLVLAPETLAAARAARRDRVQISLNLALGSAMASIGLTIPAIAIASIWLDGPLLLGLGGTQMTLLALTAVTAVLTVVPGRATVLQGGVHLVLLAAFVFLAASP; encoded by the coding sequence ATGATCCGATCCCGCCTGACCGATTGGACCACCGTCGCACCCGTGGTCGCGGTGCTCCTGCTCGTGTTCACCTGGGGTCGGGAACTGCCCGGCGTACTGATCTTCGTGGTCGCCGGCCTGCTCGCGGTCGCCGTCCTGGCGGCCGTCCACCACGCGGAGGTGGTGGCGCACAAGGTGGGTGAGCCGTACGGCTCGCTGGTGCTGGCGGTCGCGGTCACCGTGATCGAGGTCGGTCTGATCGTCACCCTGATGATCAGCGGCGGGGACAAGACGCAGGCGCTGGCCCGGGACACCGTCTTCGCCGCCGTGATGATCACCTGCAACGGCATCCTCGGCCTGTCCCTGCTGCTCGGCGCGCTACGCCGGCAGGTGGCGGTGTTCAACCCGGAGGGCACCGGCGGCGCGTTGGCCACCGTGGCCACCCTCGCCACGCTCAGCATGGTGGTGCCGACGTTCACCACCAGCCGGCCCGGTCCGGAGTTCTCCCCGGCCCAGCTCGCCTTCGCGGCGGTCGCGTCGCTCGCGCTCTACCTGCTGTTCGTGATGGTGCAGACCGGCCGGCACCGGGACTACTTCCTCCCGGTCACCCAGGAGGGCAGCATCCTGCCCGAGGATCGGGACGGCGACGGGCACGCCGAGCCGCCGTCCACGCGTACCGCCCTGGTCAGCCTGGGTTTGCTGGTCGTGGCGCTGGTCGCGGTGGTCGGCGACGCGAAGACCGTCTCCCCGGCGATCGAGACCGCCGTCCAGGCGGCGAACCTGCCGCAGGCGTTCGTCGGCGTGGTCATCGCCCTGCTGGTGCTGGCGCCGGAGACGCTTGCCGCCGCCCGGGCGGCCCGGCGGGACCGGGTGCAGATCAGCCTCAACCTCGCTCTCGGCTCGGCGATGGCGAGCATCGGCCTGACCATTCCGGCGATCGCCATCGCCTCGATCTGGCTGGACGGCCCGCTGCTGCTGGGCCTGGGCGGCACCCAGATGACGCTGCTGGCGCTGACCGCGGTGACCGCCGTACTCACCGTGGTGCCCGGACGGGCCACCGTGCTCCAGGGCGGCGTGCACCTGGTGCTGCTGGCCGCGTTCGTCTTCCTCGCCGCCAGCCCGTGA
- a CDS encoding WhiB family transcriptional regulator: MGMITDWPSLAACQNGDPDALFVQGAEQNVAKRICRSCPVRYECLADALDNRIEFGVWGGMTERERRALLRRHPQVTSWRKMFEAAMKKNAKDKSGKDKILVTTAT, encoded by the coding sequence ATGGGCATGATCACTGACTGGCCGTCGCTGGCGGCGTGTCAGAACGGGGACCCGGACGCGTTGTTCGTACAGGGCGCCGAACAGAACGTGGCGAAGAGGATCTGCCGGAGCTGCCCAGTTCGGTACGAGTGCCTGGCCGACGCGCTCGACAACCGGATCGAGTTCGGGGTGTGGGGTGGCATGACCGAACGCGAACGCCGTGCGCTGTTGCGCCGGCACCCGCAGGTGACCAGCTGGCGCAAGATGTTCGAGGCGGCCATGAAGAAGAACGCCAAGGACAAGTCCGGCAAGGACAAGATCCTCGTCACCACCGCCACCTGA
- a CDS encoding DUF3800 domain-containing protein encodes MARRFLFSDESGDLSFTKGPNISKYFAVGTLVIDEAELRKLRATLAALRDELAFRNHGLDSYFHATKDSHDVRAAVFAALSSIDFQFDVTLLEKSKAQPHLHRTDAVFYQYAWYYHLKWLAPRLFAQDDEALIVAAELGTKKTRKAFRGAIEDVLTQCVSYRVKRSLAFWPCSSDFALQAADYCTWAVTRRRERGDETYLEMIRPKVRYEYDLWASGRTHYY; translated from the coding sequence GTGGCCCGCCGTTTCCTCTTCTCGGATGAGAGTGGCGACCTGTCCTTCACGAAGGGGCCGAACATCTCGAAGTACTTCGCGGTCGGAACCCTGGTCATCGACGAGGCAGAGCTACGAAAGCTTCGGGCGACGCTGGCGGCCCTCCGCGACGAGTTGGCATTCCGGAACCATGGCCTCGACTCCTACTTCCATGCCACGAAGGACTCTCACGACGTCCGGGCGGCCGTCTTTGCCGCACTGTCATCGATCGACTTCCAGTTCGACGTGACGCTGCTTGAAAAGTCGAAGGCACAGCCACACCTCCATCGAACCGACGCGGTCTTTTACCAGTACGCGTGGTACTACCATCTCAAGTGGCTCGCACCGAGACTCTTCGCCCAGGACGACGAGGCGCTGATCGTGGCGGCCGAACTCGGCACCAAGAAGACGCGCAAGGCCTTCCGTGGGGCGATCGAGGATGTGCTCACCCAATGTGTGAGCTACCGGGTCAAACGCAGCCTGGCCTTCTGGCCGTGCTCAAGCGACTTTGCCCTGCAAGCTGCGGACTACTGCACCTGGGCAGTGACCCGCAGGCGAGAGCGAGGCGACGAGACCTACCTTGAGATGATCCGCCCGAAGGTCCGCTACGAATACGATCTCTGGGCGTCGGGCAGGACGCACTACTACTAG
- a CDS encoding ArsA-related P-loop ATPase, whose protein sequence is MAASEQPAESAGRWPGRLHVVTGKGGTGKTSVAAALALGLATGGRRTLLVEVEGRQGIAQLFDTDPLPYEERHLTDAPGGGEVRALAVDAEEALLEYLDMFYKLGAAGRALRKLGAIDFATTIAPGLRDVLLTGKVKEATTRTSGSRRAYDAVVLDAPPTGRIGRFLNVTAETARLAKVGPIKTQSEGVSALLRSPMTSVHVVTLLEEMPVQETLDAVADLTQLGFPVGRVIVNAVRPPVPAGRTVTAAELRRGLAAAGLPTDARTVAGLAEEARDQRVRRDLEDSLRGDLVELELPLTELPLLPDGVDRAGLETLAEALVRAD, encoded by the coding sequence GTGGCAGCGAGTGAGCAGCCGGCCGAGTCCGCCGGCAGATGGCCCGGCCGCCTGCACGTGGTGACCGGCAAGGGTGGCACGGGCAAGACAAGCGTGGCCGCCGCGCTGGCCCTCGGGCTGGCCACCGGGGGCCGGCGCACCCTGCTGGTCGAGGTCGAGGGGCGACAGGGCATCGCCCAGCTCTTCGACACCGACCCGCTGCCCTACGAGGAGCGGCACCTCACCGACGCCCCCGGCGGCGGTGAGGTGCGGGCCCTGGCGGTCGACGCCGAGGAGGCCCTCCTCGAATACCTGGACATGTTCTACAAGCTCGGCGCGGCCGGCCGGGCGTTGCGCAAGCTCGGTGCGATCGACTTCGCCACCACGATCGCCCCGGGCCTGCGGGACGTGCTGCTCACCGGCAAGGTCAAGGAGGCCACCACCCGCACCAGCGGGTCACGCCGGGCGTACGACGCGGTGGTGCTGGACGCGCCGCCGACCGGGCGGATCGGCCGTTTCCTCAACGTCACGGCGGAGACCGCCCGGCTCGCCAAGGTCGGCCCGATCAAGACCCAGAGCGAGGGCGTCTCCGCGTTGCTCCGTTCGCCGATGACCTCGGTGCACGTGGTTACGCTGCTGGAGGAGATGCCGGTCCAGGAGACGCTCGACGCGGTGGCCGACCTGACCCAGTTGGGCTTTCCGGTCGGCCGGGTGATCGTGAACGCGGTCCGCCCGCCGGTCCCGGCCGGTCGCACGGTCACCGCGGCGGAGCTGAGGCGGGGGTTGGCCGCCGCCGGCCTGCCCACCGACGCGCGGACCGTGGCGGGCCTCGCCGAGGAGGCCCGCGACCAGCGGGTACGCCGGGACCTGGAGGACTCGCTGCGGGGCGACCTGGTGGAGTTGGAGCTGCCTCTGACCGAGCTGCCGCTGCTGCCCGACGGGGTCGACCGGGCGGGGCTGGAGACGCTGGCCGAGGCGCTCGTCCGGGCGGATTGA
- a CDS encoding MBL fold metallo-hydrolase, whose translation MGGRVTGALADGLPAWVTLLRAPNPGPMTLDGTNTWVLRPTLDAPAVVVDPGPADEGHLAAIAAHGPVGLVLITHGHPDHTEGAPRLSELLGGVPVLAADPAHTIGGAPLTAATLPDSGLGIRLLPTPGHTADSICLLVEHDDQPAVLTGDTILGRGTTVVAHPDGHLGDYLSSLELLSAYRGIPALPGHGPALADCGAVAESYLAHRRARLDQVRAAVAAGATTAAEVVAVVYADVDRSLWWAAEWSVRAQLEHLGVEQP comes from the coding sequence ATGGGTGGGCGTGTGACGGGGGCGCTGGCGGACGGGTTGCCGGCATGGGTGACGTTGCTCCGCGCACCCAACCCCGGGCCGATGACCCTCGACGGGACGAACACCTGGGTGCTGCGGCCCACCCTCGACGCGCCGGCCGTGGTGGTCGATCCCGGCCCGGCCGACGAGGGGCACCTGGCCGCGATCGCGGCGCACGGCCCGGTCGGGCTCGTGCTGATCACACACGGGCACCCGGACCACACCGAGGGCGCGCCCCGGTTGAGCGAGCTGCTCGGTGGCGTGCCGGTGCTCGCCGCCGACCCGGCGCACACCATCGGTGGTGCGCCACTGACCGCCGCCACCCTGCCCGACTCGGGTCTCGGCATCCGGCTGCTACCCACCCCCGGGCACACCGCCGACTCGATCTGCCTCCTGGTCGAGCACGACGACCAGCCGGCGGTGCTGACCGGCGACACCATCCTCGGCCGGGGCACCACCGTGGTCGCCCACCCGGACGGGCACCTCGGCGACTACCTGTCGAGCCTGGAACTGCTCTCGGCGTACCGGGGGATTCCGGCGCTGCCGGGGCACGGCCCGGCGCTCGCCGACTGCGGTGCGGTGGCCGAGTCCTACCTGGCCCACCGGCGGGCCCGGCTCGACCAGGTGCGCGCCGCCGTGGCCGCCGGCGCGACCACCGCCGCCGAGGTGGTCGCCGTGGTCTACGCCGACGTGGACCGGTCGCTGTGGTGGGCCGCCGAGTGGTCGGTCCGCGCCCAGCTCGAACACCTCGGGGTGGAGCAGCCGTGA
- a CDS encoding metallophosphoesterase, giving the protein MRKRTLFRLAAGTAAVGAATLAYASLVERNLFTLRRYDVPVLPTDAEPLRVLHLSDLHMMPNQRRKQDWVASLAALDPDLVVVTGDNMADPEAVPGVLRALQPLLDLPGAFVFGSNDYTGPVVKNPFAYFLPDRGYTEGVPLPYEELRGILTGAGWADLNNARTTLKAGGREIELVGVDDPHIERDDYDAVAGQVSDPGALSIALTHSPEPAVLDRMTADGFGLLLAGHTHGGQVCVPGYGALVTNCGLPRSMARGLHRWPGSDSWLHVSAGLGTHPTAPIRFACPPEASILTLIPR; this is encoded by the coding sequence ATGCGAAAGCGCACACTATTCCGGCTCGCGGCCGGAACCGCCGCCGTCGGCGCGGCCACCCTGGCGTACGCGTCGCTCGTCGAGCGCAACCTGTTCACCCTCCGCCGGTACGACGTGCCGGTGCTCCCGACCGACGCCGAGCCGCTGCGGGTGCTCCACCTGTCGGACCTGCACATGATGCCCAACCAGCGGCGCAAGCAGGACTGGGTGGCCTCGCTGGCGGCCCTCGACCCCGACCTGGTGGTGGTCACCGGCGACAACATGGCCGACCCGGAGGCGGTGCCCGGCGTGCTGCGTGCCCTCCAGCCACTGCTCGACCTACCAGGCGCGTTCGTGTTCGGCTCCAACGACTACACCGGCCCCGTCGTGAAGAACCCGTTCGCCTACTTCCTGCCCGACCGCGGGTACACCGAGGGTGTCCCGCTGCCGTACGAGGAACTGCGCGGCATCCTCACCGGCGCGGGTTGGGCGGACCTGAACAACGCCCGCACCACGCTGAAGGCCGGCGGGCGGGAGATCGAGTTGGTCGGTGTGGACGACCCGCACATCGAGCGCGACGACTACGACGCGGTGGCCGGGCAGGTGAGCGACCCCGGCGCGCTGTCGATCGCCCTGACCCACTCGCCGGAGCCGGCCGTGCTGGACCGGATGACCGCCGACGGCTTCGGGCTGCTGCTCGCCGGGCACACCCACGGCGGGCAGGTCTGCGTGCCCGGGTACGGCGCGCTGGTGACCAACTGCGGGCTGCCCCGGTCGATGGCGCGCGGCCTGCACCGCTGGCCCGGCTCGGACTCGTGGTTGCACGTCTCCGCCGGCCTGGGCACCCACCCGACGGCCCCGATCCGCTTCGCGTGCCCACCGGAGGCGAGCATCCTGACCCTGATCCCCCGCTGA